In the genome of Vigna radiata var. radiata cultivar VC1973A unplaced genomic scaffold, Vradiata_ver6 scaffold_228, whole genome shotgun sequence, the window attttggattttgaaaatgaaacactagaaaaaaccaaaaaccttatgattagaaaagaaaaacttggtCCATGATGAAAACCAAGCAATTGTTGTTTAAACGTTGACTTAGTTTGTCCAATTTGATGGGGGTTTTAGTAACAAAATCCAATTGTTAGTTATTATTTGACATGATTCAAATGAGGCATTTACTAATTTTGATAGAAGGgtatgaagaaaaagagagaggagaAAACATATTCTCTTAACTAATTATTGAGGGAGTTCAAAGTCGGCCAAACCAAAGCTagtgttaataataattatggGCCCTCCTTTCAACACAATCACGCTTAGACACCTTTTTCTGCTAAATTTTCCTTCTTCTGCTTCACCATACTCATAGCTTTTCACACTTAGTACATCCCACTGCATGCAGGCATGGATGAATGAATGCATGAATGTTCATGTTCATGCCAGAGCATACCATCCACTAAGCACCACATTTTCCCACACTTGTCATCTATTCATGCCTCCTTTCCACTAATTCaaactacttttcttttttcattcttttatgtTGAAAATCTCACATCcattatcatttaaaaagatCAACGAGTATAAACTTCATTTTACAATCTAATCCAATTTTATAagactaagttagacttaaTCTTATAATTTACCAGTGAAATTTAACAAGAGTGAAATAtgaatcaaattgaaacaatgagtttctgatatttttcttacatttgATTCCAAAAATTTGAATAGAATGAGACAATTTTGTATCTAACACTGAAACTGAGGTGAGTGGTTGAACTAAAAGATGgaaattgttttgaatttaagaaattatgacacacttttacattcatttgacacagaatataagagtaaaatggtttaaaaagtaaaaattgtgtaatttttcaagaaaaaggagaaaaaaaagtaagtaaggatagtgtcaaatgaatgtaaaaaatttagatacgttatttttttaatgaattgtgtgctgtaaaatataatatctaattaCCCATCTAAAGCTATACTGATTTGATGGACTGAAAGTTGTTGATCCAGACAAAGTGGCAGTGAGTAGCACCATCACAAGTTGGTCCAACTCCTACTCAATCACAGGCCCTTCTAACCAAATGATCAAACTTTTGCGGGAACAAAATAGTGAATATCCACTATAGGAGTTTCACTTGAATGATGCCTAACATCAAACTTTTTGACAGATTGAATCATTAGTGtcaacaaagaaaaaggaaaaaccacCCCATACGTTAAGCCCTTTAAGTTAGGAAACACATCAACTCCTGCTCTCTGAGTACTCTTCCATACACAACATTTTAGACTttcaaatttaatcatttaacttAACTTAACCACATTGCTTGGTTACACTTGTTTCTCAACAAGCATCATCAGCAGCAACAATTATGTTCACCTGTCTCATGTcagttttgtgcctaatgtgcCACTCTAAAGCTTCATTATTTCTCAAATCCCATGATTAATTAGTAATGTGCCATATATTTTGGAAGAGCAGggctaaagaaaaaaaaaagaaaagcaattgGCCACATCATTGAAATCTCCCTTTAAAAGATGGCCATTGGCCACAACTTCACTAACAAGCTAGAAAGGCTTCATCCaactgaaacaaaaaaaatggatgTAGAGAAAGCCTTCCACATGACTGGAGGAGTTGGCAAAACTAGCTATGCCAAGAATTCCTCACTGCaggttctttctttctttccttctcttATCTATATCCATTATTTTCTTGTTCCTGCTACAATTGAATTCTCTGATTAAACTCACCTGCTTTAATCTTGTTCTTGCAGAAGAAGGCATCTGATAAGGTGAAGCACATAATCATACAAACAGTTGAGGAGCTTTACCTTGCAACAACTCCCAAGAGCATAGGCATTGCTGATTTGGGTTGTTCCTCTGGACCAAACACCCTTTCAATCATCAAAGATATCTTTCAGACCATCCAAGGCATAAGCCACAAGATCATGCACCACTCCACTGAGTTCAGGGTCTACTTCAATGATCTCCCAACAAATGActtcaattcaattttcaagGCCCTGCCAGAGTTCCACAAGTTGCTTAGGCAAGACAGGAAAAATGGCCTTCCTTCCATTTTCATGGGAGGCTACCCTGGCTCATTCTATGGAAGATTATTCCCAAACAGTTACTTGCACTTTGTCCATTCCTCCTACAGTCTACACTGGCTTTCAAGGGTACCATACACCTTCCCCTTCCTCCACATGCTCATCATCTTATACTGTTTTATTTACCCATATTTACAACCATACTGTTGTTTTCTTCACACAAGTGTTTTTATGATAAGGTAATAAGTGATATGATGTGATTGATAACAAGAAAGAGACAGTTATACTGTTTGGATGTCCATGTTTCATTCTTGTATCTGGTTTGTGTCATGCAGGTTCCTCCAGCACTCTATGATGAGCACAAAACACCATTGAACAAAGGTTGTGTTTACATATGTGAATCAAGCCCTTCTGTGGTGTCTCAAGCATACTCTCTTCAATTCCAAGAAGATTTTTCCTTGTTCCTTCGGTCAAGGTCCGAAGAACTGGTAGTTGGTGGGAGAATGGTTCTGATATTTCTGGGAAGAAGGGGCCCAGAACATGTTGACAGAGGCAACTCTTTCTTTTGGGAGATTCTTTCCCGTTCATTTGCTACTCTAGTCTCACAGGTACGTTTATAGAGGAGACACAAAGCATCATCAttatatcattatcattattattgttgCTGTTATAGCTGAcaaattggaattcaacatacaaggacaaaataaagttgaaaacttGTAACTTCCCTCTTAATTACTGAAGCAAAAAACTACAGTCTCTTTAGCTGCAAACTGATTCATCTCACCCTTTCTTAATTTTAGCAGCTTAACTGACATCATCTGTCAATGATTTACCGATTGCTATATTTGGTTGTTAGAGGTTAACATCAGCTAATCAAGATTAGCTGGCTTGACATTAGAGTCAATGAAACGATTTTGGTTGGAATTTTATTGGCTAACCTGCATTATCAAGTTGCCAGTTTTATCATCAGCTCTTTtgtcataaagaaaaaaaggtgtGATTAAAAGTTCATGGAATATATTAACTTgtgttattttgattttcatacAAATTATTCCAGCATGGTAAAATTGTACATGAACTACTCGGTAAGATAATTTAGTAAACAAACATAAATACTTTTGACCCATATGATATACTTTTGGAAGTGATTTTAAGAATCAAATTATGTAATATCATTAACATTCCACACATACCTAGGATATGTTTTATGAGGTGTATACAATGAAGGACTTTgcttttttgttaaaatagaacTGTATGGATAACAATGAATGCACTttactctttctcttttctggtTCAAATTCTGACCAGGTACTCAAAAAAAGGTATATATGGATAACTATGAATTAATGAATGAGTTCTTTTGTCACCTTTTACttcatttttggttttttattttcagggagAAATAGAGCAAGATGTGTTTGATTCATATGATGTACATTTCTATGCACCATCAAAGGAAGAGATAGAAGAAGAGGTAAAGAAAGAAGGGTCATTGAAATTGGAGAGACTAGAGATGTTTGAGATGGACAAAGGTGAAGATGGCAGTGAGAGCTATGGAACACAGGTTGCTGTAGCAGTAAGGGCCATTCAAGAATCAATGATCTCACACCACTTTGGAGAGAGGATCTTGGAcagtttgtttgaaaattatgGAAGATTGGTAGATGAAGAAATGGCTAAGGAAGATATCAGACCAATCTCTTTTGTTCTGGTTCtcagaaaaatataaatgattcaactaaacaacaaaattaatcttCTATTAaggttattaattatttattttggtttgcAGTAATGAAACTTGTTTAAATTGCAGCCATTTACATCACTGTAATCATGATCAGTCTAATGTAAAGTGATCTTGGTGTTTCAGTTTCCTTCATTTATGTATACTTTTTCAACTGGGGTGATATATTTAAGGTTTTTCATCCTACAGTTTTAATATTAATGGTGTATGGGACCTCCAAAAAATGAGGAAGAGacattcttttataaaaacaaaattaattaatataattctttttaaaaaataattgtttctgATGTTGgattaaaatttcttattatataaatgatatcaagaaatttttttatttatcttaaactATTTAGTATTTCAAGCACATAACTCAACagtaatattgttatatattatgtatagttaaaaaaatgtattaggataataaagttttattacTTTCTTATTGTTAGAATTTACATGAttagtatttaattataaaattcattattataacatataaCATTAATTTCCCACAAAATATTGgctatttatataatttaattttaaaactacaaGTGACATTGTTgctctttttatatatacaagTCACTTCATAAAATCTACCGAACAATAAATGTTTTGCAAATCTACTTTTAGTCTCTGATTACATCATATTTATACACTTTCATataacttttcaattttcctATAACAGCTAATCATCCTAAAGTATTTAATACATAAAGTGGAGTGACATTAATATAGTGAtggtttttttaataactatgaTGTAGAAAGTTGTCAAAATTCTTATACATTTGAGAGTAGCACTTTTAGCAAATATCTTAGTTAGTTAAAAATacttatagtttaaaaaataaaaagaatgttaataacgcaattaattaaaaaaagaacatttggttttccaattatttattctttcatttgttCATATGGTATCATGAACACATAAAgtaaattcactaataaatgcAGAACATGCTTCATAATGTAgtttaaaaaatctatttactatatctttttatcaataaattattgGTCTTTGTAGTAATTGCAAGCTTGTCTTTTATGAACATTGTATAATCTATTTTACATTCAATATTACAAggtaattttacttaattttgttGGAGTGCAAataaagtcccacattgagtgaaagaaggactgGTCATGGGTTTacatacacatagatatctccaataGTGAGAGatcttttggagtggtaccaaaagcaaaaccATGAGAGCTTGGCCCAAAGCGAACAATGTGttaccatgtgtggagatctatgtgtgtgttgAACCTCCCCCCAACAGTGGTATTAGAGCCCAAAGTTTGGGTCTGGTGACCGGGCTCAGACGAGTACGCCTCCCATGATCAGGTGAGCCAGACAGGAGGCTAGTGGTGGATCGCCGAATTAATCATGAGAGGTGGAGAGAGCTAGAAATGCTCATTGTGATCATGGATCGTGAAAGAGGGCAAAATAGAAATGCTCCAtgttgaccatggtgtactcggGATGACAAGACCATAAGACTTCCACAGCGAGGGAGGAAAGAGACCATAGCCCTTTGTTTGAGGGAGggtgttggagtgcaaacaaagtcccacattgagtgaaagaaggattggtcaagggtttatatacacatagatatctccaataGTGAGAGGTCTTTTGGAGTGGTGCCAAAAGCAAAATCGTGAGGGTTTGGTCCAAAGCGAACAATGTCTTACCAtatgtggagatctatgtgtgtcgaacctcccaacaaattttatacattaaaaaaataattgtgtgttttatattatttaatgttatatttgcaTATAGCTCTAGAGTTAGCTCGTGTAGGGATCATGTTTTTAATTACATTCTTACTTTCATTAGTTGTTAAATTGagttttgttataattatatattttttatgtttaacactttatatataatgtataaaCCAAATGAtacatttctttatttaattgtactttcttgtattaatttgtttaaacaatATTGGATATTGTACATTATATATGCACatgcaaaatataatataatgtatgaACATAcgtattttaaacaattattcatattcgatatttttttattaaaaatattttatacgtAATATTAAAACGtggttatttaatatttgatttaaataaatatattattttaacttattctGATTCTATTGTTTTGGGAGAAATATTTATCATACTATATTACTATATGTTAAGATATTAATTTggatataacatttaaattagaACTCTGAAA includes:
- the LOC106753405 gene encoding salicylate carboxymethyltransferase; this encodes MAIGHNFTNKLERLHPTETKKMDVEKAFHMTGGVGKTSYAKNSSLQKKASDKVKHIIIQTVEELYLATTPKSIGIADLGCSSGPNTLSIIKDIFQTIQGISHKIMHHSTEFRVYFNDLPTNDFNSIFKALPEFHKLLRQDRKNGLPSIFMGGYPGSFYGRLFPNSYLHFVHSSYSLHWLSRVPPALYDEHKTPLNKGCVYICESSPSVVSQAYSLQFQEDFSLFLRSRSEELVVGGRMVLIFLGRRGPEHVDRGNSFFWEILSRSFATLVSQGEIEQDVFDSYDVHFYAPSKEEIEEEVKKEGSLKLERLEMFEMDKGEDGSESYGTQVAVAVRAIQESMISHHFGERILDSLFENYGRLVDEEMAKEDIRPISFVLVLRKI